Proteins from a genomic interval of Acidimicrobiales bacterium:
- a CDS encoding VWA domain-containing protein gives MAETAEWVVGFVAALRRAGLPVPTGSTVMFAEALAALAPASADRVYWAGRATLVRRPEDVATYDRVFAAEQQNDGTVGHVEVPATLYLDGDGHGDDEADDVTTGDEPVVRLQWSAVEVLRHKDLAACTPDERDEAHRLIADLRTRAVERPSRRRVVERRSHRSRGRPDLGRSLRRAVRTGGEVLRPVTTRPGARPRRLLLLLDVSGSMEPYSRALARFAHAATVARRPGQVEVFTLGTRTTRITHELTTHDPDRALRDAAAAVTDWDGGTRLGEGLRRFNQRWGVPGTARGAVVVVLSDGWDRGDPAELGREMARLRRVAHRVVWVNPLKASPGYAPLARGMAAALPHVDAFVEGHSVASLEALAELVTS, from the coding sequence GTGGCTGAGACCGCCGAGTGGGTCGTCGGGTTCGTGGCGGCGCTGCGGCGGGCCGGGCTCCCGGTCCCCACCGGCAGCACGGTGATGTTCGCCGAGGCCCTCGCCGCACTCGCCCCTGCCTCGGCCGACCGGGTGTACTGGGCGGGGCGGGCGACGCTGGTGCGCCGGCCCGAGGACGTCGCCACCTACGACCGGGTGTTCGCCGCCGAGCAGCAGAACGACGGCACAGTGGGACACGTCGAGGTTCCCGCCACCCTGTACCTCGATGGCGACGGGCACGGCGACGACGAGGCCGACGACGTGACCACGGGCGACGAGCCGGTGGTGCGGCTGCAGTGGAGCGCCGTCGAGGTGCTGCGCCACAAGGACCTGGCCGCCTGCACGCCCGACGAGCGGGACGAGGCCCACCGGCTGATCGCCGACCTGCGCACCCGGGCCGTCGAGCGCCCCAGCCGGCGCCGGGTGGTCGAGCGCCGCAGCCACCGCTCCCGGGGTCGCCCCGACCTGGGCCGGTCGCTGCGCCGGGCCGTGCGCACCGGCGGCGAGGTGCTGCGCCCGGTCACCACCCGGCCCGGCGCCCGACCGCGGCGGCTCCTGCTGCTGCTCGACGTGAGCGGCTCGATGGAGCCCTACTCCCGGGCGCTGGCCCGCTTCGCCCACGCCGCCACCGTGGCCCGCCGGCCCGGTCAGGTGGAGGTGTTCACGCTGGGCACCCGCACCACCCGGATCACCCACGAGCTGACCACCCACGATCCCGACCGGGCGCTGCGGGATGCGGCCGCGGCCGTGACCGACTGGGACGGCGGCACCCGCCTGGGCGAGGGGCTCCGGCGGTTCAACCAGCGCTGGGGTGTCCCGGGGACGGCGCGCGGTGCGGTGGTCGTGGTGCTCTCCGACGGCTGGGACCGTGGCGACCCGGCCGAGCTGGGCCGCGAGATGGCCCGCCTGCGGCGCGTCGCCCACCGGGTGGTGTGGGTGAACCCGCTCAAGGCGTCGCCCGGCTACGCGCCCCTGGCCCGGGGGATGGCGGCGGCGTTGCCGCACGTCGACGCCTTCGTCGAGGGCCACTCCGTCGCCTCGCTGGAGGCCCTGGCAGAGTTGGTGACGTCATGA